The following proteins are co-located in the Chryseobacterium daecheongense genome:
- a CDS encoding carboxypeptidase-like regulatory domain-containing protein: MIKNTLYIVPCFAFAHFYSQQKISGRVADENNNALASVLIYNISNNTKTQSDSSGQFIIEAKENEEIRFLKQDYYRVDKKINKENINLPLDIKLLKIETLIPEVEIPYKPTGNLEKDSKHYDQARKTLVLKSEMDAYMRSPLKEPLPENKIPKTFSGHDFNVGQVDMVKLFLTGIGLVKKASQPKVTKPDYYETQNFINRLKLEINLDFLVEKGMNEEQIDEFLVYANDKRYLAKKYRKTFNKSVIESELRIAFIEYDKTHVIKN; encoded by the coding sequence ATGATTAAAAATACTTTGTATATCGTACCGTGCTTTGCTTTTGCCCATTTTTATTCGCAACAAAAGATTTCAGGCAGAGTAGCGGATGAGAATAATAATGCTCTGGCGTCTGTTCTTATCTACAATATTTCCAACAACACAAAAACTCAAAGTGATTCTTCCGGTCAATTTATAATTGAAGCTAAGGAAAACGAAGAGATCCGCTTTTTAAAGCAAGATTATTACCGTGTTGATAAGAAGATCAATAAGGAGAATATAAATTTACCATTAGATATTAAACTCCTCAAGATTGAAACTCTAATTCCGGAAGTTGAAATTCCTTATAAACCCACAGGTAATCTGGAAAAAGATAGCAAACATTATGATCAGGCAAGGAAGACCCTTGTATTGAAATCTGAAATGGATGCCTATATGAGAAGCCCTTTGAAAGAGCCATTACCCGAGAACAAAATTCCTAAAACCTTTAGTGGACATGATTTTAATGTAGGACAGGTCGATATGGTCAAATTGTTTCTCACGGGTATAGGTCTTGTAAAAAAAGCAAGCCAACCCAAAGTTACCAAACCTGATTATTATGAAACCCAAAATTTCATTAACAGGCTTAAACTGGAGATCAATTTAGATTTTCTTGTAGAAAAGGGAATGAATGAAGAGCAGATAGATGAATTTCTGGTATATGCTAACGATAAAAGGTATCTTGCAAAAAAATACAGGAAAACTTTTAATAAAAGCGTGATCGAATCAGAACTAAGAATTGCTTTCATAGAATACGACAAGACCCACGTAATTAAAAATTAA
- a CDS encoding carboxypeptidase-like regulatory domain-containing protein: MKNIILFIVLFIYGIAYSQQIVTGKITDDNDINLGSVTVINLSTDKKVYSNSSGEFSIEASKNDELRFVRPGYERISKRVFADGVDSQLFITMIKIPEEIEEVEVKKLSGDLAKDSRSVAKVDKGEIVQQAVGLPQPVGKMREKPAEVKQVLLPILLGQLNVQGAFDLISGKARRQKRQYRYDDLQDNILWVRKRVDDDYFTNAGIPAERISEFIEFSFVIKPQARTYVKARNLSGVLLRLEETMPAFLERLKKD, encoded by the coding sequence ATGAAAAATATAATTTTATTTATTGTTTTGTTTATATATGGAATTGCCTATTCGCAACAGATCGTTACGGGGAAAATAACAGATGATAATGACATTAATCTTGGATCTGTTACGGTCATCAACCTTTCAACAGATAAGAAAGTCTATAGTAATTCTTCGGGCGAGTTTTCTATTGAAGCTTCAAAAAATGATGAATTAAGGTTTGTAAGACCTGGATATGAAAGGATTTCTAAAAGAGTTTTTGCAGATGGTGTTGATTCTCAACTTTTCATAACAATGATAAAAATTCCTGAAGAAATAGAGGAAGTAGAGGTAAAGAAATTATCCGGGGACCTGGCTAAGGATTCAAGAAGTGTTGCTAAAGTTGACAAAGGGGAAATTGTTCAGCAGGCAGTGGGCCTTCCACAACCTGTTGGAAAAATGAGGGAAAAACCGGCAGAAGTAAAACAGGTACTACTTCCGATACTTTTAGGACAGCTGAATGTTCAGGGAGCCTTTGATCTCATTAGTGGAAAAGCAAGAAGACAAAAACGTCAATACAGATATGACGATCTGCAGGACAATATTTTATGGGTGAGAAAGAGAGTGGATGATGATTATTTTACTAATGCAGGGATTCCTGCGGAAAGAATCTCGGAATTTATAGAGTTTTCTTTTGTTATCAAACCACAGGCCCGAACTTATGTAAAAGCAAGGAATCTCTCGGGGGTGTTGCTGAGATTAGAAGAAACTATGCCGGCATTTTTGGAACGATTAAAAAAGGATTGA
- a CDS encoding PspC family transcriptional regulator, with amino-acid sequence MLDNIRHKMEREWFGVLTRMGAKLGIPVSKLRVFFIYSTFATAGFFFLIYLGLAFTLWIKDIFITRRPSVFDL; translated from the coding sequence ATGCTTGATAATATCCGTCACAAAATGGAAAGAGAATGGTTTGGTGTTCTTACAAGAATGGGCGCTAAACTTGGGATTCCTGTTTCTAAACTTCGGGTATTCTTCATTTACTCAACTTTCGCCACGGCGGGTTTCTTTTTTCTTATCTATCTGGGATTAGCGTTTACGCTTTGGATTAAAGATATTTTCATCACAAGGAGACCAAGTGTTTTTGATTTATAA
- a CDS encoding UvrD-helicase domain-containing protein produces MQNSYTVINASAGSGKTYALVQRLLMICLRYPNQQHAIRNILALTFTNKAANEMKERILSWLGAFSASNFADNNDLKNIQKVFEEEGLKITIDELHIRSKKLLDYILHNYSTLNIGTIDRFNSRLVRSFSYELGLAKNFNLEIEAEPFLIEAVDKMLDQIGENDAISNSFMDYVDYSLENNERINLNKNLYDSAKEFVKDIHYEQLKSNTNFDDSNYENIKNTIRKEIVFNKKRAVEIATKSIDLFKSRNIDVEDFAQGKNGIGGFFTKVLDFYHQKRPGFPFPTTQEDSVVNNYRKGAASKSKSKEPEILETLDELLENRMQLILLYIETQKKEKILSALLPLKVNKDIQDELKKIEEENDLVLLSKFNILINENLKNEPSAFIYEKVGSQFQHYFFDEFQDTSELQWQNFVPLRDHSVSTENTTFTLVGDPKQSIYRFRGGESKLMLDIINKKEISPKQAELLVLKDNWRSAKNIVRFNNELYQFHALNLEEEHKNIFGTDAEQNPKSEIDGRVKVNLIENLTNEDFYNDTSERMQKDIQDCLDNGFRFADITILCRGNFDIFSYSQKLGNLKVRYKGEETNIKTISDKGLTLELSNTIKAVIEFLKWETNPKNKTNLIMMMYYLNKLGKVNMPDFTLSMKEILDIESHDDILQFIQNKYALRLKQDHFPRFNLYNFVEYYINEFSFDNKETDFLLNFLEMLFNFTQNAGASTKEFLKYWDEEASTYTIQASENIDAIQIMTIHKAKGLEFPVVFIPMMNKNRDAEFSNWFETNSNEALKSVNINQFSKSLEVYDEEIEKFNKKNSYKNLIDRLCLQYVATTRPVEQLFFYIQKQNKTSNNLEILEFIQGKNTEQSDEFDLYEVHPEMLKKNSKAKTSSFRTKDIRNLKNINEKNTSVKIATPSKNYQVRNEKVRIGLFVHELLSKINTKKDIQKVLESYLLEGQITVTEKNEIEETLQEIVTTHAEFFDERWEVINEKDIMISERGESRIYRPDRILKNGEDYIIVDFKTGEVTEKNDRQIETYKSVLESLGRKVIKTQLIYL; encoded by the coding sequence ATGCAAAATTCTTATACAGTAATCAATGCTTCCGCCGGTTCCGGAAAGACCTATGCGCTGGTTCAGAGGCTCCTGATGATCTGTCTTCGTTATCCTAATCAGCAGCATGCCATCAGAAATATTCTGGCATTAACGTTCACCAACAAAGCGGCCAATGAGATGAAGGAAAGAATTTTATCCTGGTTGGGAGCCTTTTCTGCAAGCAACTTCGCTGACAATAATGATTTAAAAAACATTCAGAAAGTTTTTGAAGAAGAAGGTTTAAAGATAACCATTGATGAATTGCACATCCGGTCTAAAAAATTACTGGATTATATTCTTCATAATTATTCTACCTTAAATATTGGTACAATCGATCGTTTTAATTCCCGCCTGGTAAGAAGTTTTTCTTACGAATTAGGGTTAGCTAAAAATTTTAATCTCGAGATTGAAGCAGAGCCTTTCCTCATTGAAGCTGTAGACAAAATGCTTGATCAGATCGGTGAGAATGATGCAATATCAAATTCTTTCATGGATTATGTGGATTACAGTCTGGAAAATAACGAGCGAATCAATCTTAACAAGAACCTTTATGACTCTGCAAAAGAGTTTGTAAAAGATATTCACTATGAACAGCTGAAAAGCAATACCAATTTTGACGATTCCAATTATGAAAATATAAAGAATACTATCCGGAAAGAGATTGTATTTAATAAGAAAAGAGCTGTTGAAATCGCTACGAAATCTATTGATCTTTTTAAATCAAGAAATATCGATGTTGAGGACTTTGCACAAGGTAAAAACGGTATTGGAGGATTTTTTACTAAAGTTCTGGATTTTTACCATCAGAAGAGACCTGGTTTTCCTTTTCCAACAACTCAGGAAGACTCTGTGGTTAATAATTACAGAAAAGGAGCCGCCTCAAAATCAAAAAGTAAAGAGCCTGAAATTCTAGAAACTCTTGATGAATTATTAGAAAACAGAATGCAGCTTATTCTTCTTTATATTGAAACACAGAAAAAGGAGAAAATATTATCTGCATTACTTCCTTTAAAAGTAAACAAGGACATTCAGGATGAATTAAAAAAAATTGAAGAGGAAAATGATCTTGTTCTCCTTTCTAAATTTAATATCCTCATCAATGAAAACCTGAAAAATGAACCTTCGGCTTTTATTTATGAAAAAGTAGGCTCCCAGTTTCAGCACTATTTTTTTGATGAATTTCAGGATACTTCGGAATTACAATGGCAAAATTTCGTCCCATTAAGAGACCATAGTGTCTCGACAGAGAATACAACATTTACATTGGTAGGTGATCCCAAACAAAGTATTTACAGATTTAGGGGTGGTGAGAGCAAGCTCATGCTGGACATTATCAACAAAAAAGAAATTTCTCCCAAACAAGCCGAACTTCTTGTATTAAAAGATAATTGGCGAAGTGCAAAAAATATTGTTCGATTCAATAATGAACTGTATCAATTTCATGCCTTAAATCTTGAAGAGGAACATAAGAATATATTTGGGACGGATGCCGAACAAAATCCTAAATCAGAAATTGATGGAAGGGTCAAAGTAAATCTTATTGAAAATCTCACCAATGAGGATTTCTACAATGACACTTCCGAAAGAATGCAGAAAGACATTCAGGATTGTCTTGACAACGGATTCAGGTTTGCAGATATTACTATTCTATGTCGTGGCAATTTTGATATTTTCAGCTATTCACAGAAGCTAGGGAACCTGAAAGTGAGGTATAAAGGAGAAGAAACCAATATTAAAACCATATCAGATAAAGGACTGACGCTAGAACTCTCAAATACCATTAAGGCTGTCATTGAGTTCTTAAAATGGGAAACCAATCCTAAAAACAAAACCAATTTAATCATGATGATGTATTATCTGAATAAATTGGGAAAAGTAAATATGCCGGATTTTACCCTGAGTATGAAAGAAATTCTGGATATTGAATCCCACGATGACATCCTCCAGTTTATCCAAAACAAATATGCTTTACGACTAAAACAAGATCACTTCCCCCGATTTAATTTATACAATTTTGTAGAGTACTATATTAATGAGTTTTCTTTTGATAATAAAGAAACCGACTTCCTGTTAAACTTTCTTGAAATGCTCTTTAACTTTACTCAAAATGCAGGAGCGAGCACTAAAGAATTTTTAAAATACTGGGATGAAGAAGCCTCCACATATACCATTCAAGCCTCAGAAAATATTGATGCTATCCAGATCATGACGATTCATAAAGCCAAAGGACTTGAGTTTCCGGTTGTTTTTATTCCTATGATGAATAAAAACCGTGATGCTGAATTTTCCAACTGGTTTGAAACCAACAGCAATGAAGCTTTGAAATCTGTTAATATCAATCAGTTTAGCAAAAGCCTGGAAGTCTATGATGAAGAAATTGAAAAATTCAATAAGAAGAATTCCTATAAAAATCTGATAGACAGGTTGTGTCTTCAGTACGTAGCCACTACACGTCCTGTAGAACAGCTGTTTTTCTATATTCAGAAACAAAATAAAACTTCAAATAATCTCGAAATCCTGGAATTTATTCAAGGTAAAAATACAGAACAGTCCGATGAATTTGATCTTTATGAGGTACATCCTGAAATGCTCAAAAAAAACTCTAAAGCCAAAACCTCATCTTTCAGGACAAAAGATATCAGGAATCTCAAAAATATCAACGAAAAAAATACATCTGTAAAAATTGCGACACCATCCAAGAACTATCAGGTTCGCAATGAGAAAGTGAGGATAGGACTTTTCGTTCACGAACTGTTATCTAAGATCAATACTAAAAAAGATATTCAGAAAGTATTGGAAAGCTACCTTCTTGAAGGGCAAATCACAGTAACTGAAAAGAATGAAATTGAGGAAACGCTTCAGGAAATCGTTACAACTCATGCTGAATTCTTTGACGAAAGATGGGAAGTAATCAACGAGAAAGATATCATGATCTCCGAAAGAGGGGAAAGCAGAATTTACCGCCCGGACAGGATTTTGAAAAATGGTGAAGATTATATCATTGTAGATTTTAAAACCGGAGAAGTCACTGAAAAAAATGACCGTCAAATTGAAACTTATAAAAGTGTACTGGAAAGTCTCGGAAGGAAAGTTATCAAGACCCAGCTCATCTATTTATAA
- a CDS encoding GNAT family N-acetyltransferase, whose protein sequence is MEFLPITSPEDYKIKDIYHSYSTTFPEDERRDWDQFVKLFSNPHVKVISVLHESKAIGYLILWELSDYIFVEHFEVFAEFRSQKLGSHITGYLFKNYPRIILEIEPAHIGEDAQRRYSFYQKNGFSLIEEMYVQPSYGEGKQPLDLWLLANYSPADLKKIKEEIYDVVYH, encoded by the coding sequence ATGGAATTTTTACCTATAACTTCACCGGAAGACTACAAAATAAAAGATATTTATCACTCCTACTCCACAACCTTTCCGGAGGATGAAAGAAGAGACTGGGATCAGTTTGTGAAGTTATTCAGCAATCCTCATGTGAAGGTTATTTCTGTATTGCACGAATCTAAAGCGATTGGATATCTTATTCTCTGGGAATTAAGCGATTACATTTTCGTAGAACATTTTGAGGTTTTTGCAGAGTTCAGAAGCCAGAAACTAGGTTCTCATATTACAGGATACTTATTCAAAAATTATCCAAGGATTATTCTTGAAATTGAACCAGCCCATATTGGGGAAGATGCTCAGAGACGATATTCTTTTTACCAGAAAAACGGATTCTCATTAATAGAAGAAATGTATGTACAGCCAAGTTACGGGGAAGGTAAGCAGCCCTTAGACTTATGGTTGCTGGCAAATTATTCTCCTGCAGATCTTAAAAAGATAAAAGAAGAAATTTATGATGTTGTTTATCATTAA
- a CDS encoding DUF2851 family protein yields MTEKLLQYLWNFKVFKNFDFKDIEGNSVEIIHFGKWNTNAGPDFLLASIKINNLILSGNIELHVKSSDWIFHNHSGDPNYQNIILHVVFQNDIEIEEFNNKKIPTLELKNYIDENILWKYEKLIKENHFIPCESIFDQRNIPLHFHEENVLRKLNEKSEELEHALQQSKNNFEAILFHSLAYSFGLKVNAYIFRQIAESIDYSVINKIRQNPTHLEALFFGISGWLEDTEDEQMEIWKREFQFIKVKYRILDMRFPPKFLRLRPPNFPTIRLSQLADLYHRHQNLFSKVIHSKNSKDLFDIFKNVQASGYWNTHFKFGKISSVNKVKTLSNDFIELIILNTILPLKYTYHKYHHEEITDDILKFYTEIAPEKNTIIKSWKNLNMKITSSLETQSLIYHFKNSCEEKNCLNCSIGFKLLKDS; encoded by the coding sequence ATGACGGAAAAATTACTTCAATATCTTTGGAACTTTAAAGTTTTCAAAAATTTTGACTTCAAGGATATTGAAGGAAATTCCGTTGAGATCATACATTTCGGGAAATGGAATACCAATGCCGGGCCTGATTTTCTTCTGGCTTCCATTAAAATCAATAACCTCATCCTGAGTGGAAACATAGAGCTTCATGTAAAGTCTTCAGACTGGATCTTCCATAATCATTCCGGGGATCCCAACTATCAAAATATTATTCTTCATGTTGTTTTTCAAAATGATATTGAGATTGAAGAATTTAATAATAAAAAAATTCCTACTCTTGAACTGAAGAATTATATTGATGAAAATATTCTGTGGAAATATGAGAAACTCATCAAAGAAAATCATTTTATTCCCTGCGAAAGTATTTTTGATCAGCGTAATATTCCTCTTCATTTCCACGAAGAAAATGTTTTAAGAAAACTAAATGAAAAATCAGAGGAACTGGAACATGCTTTACAACAGTCAAAAAACAATTTCGAAGCTATCCTCTTTCATAGTCTTGCCTATTCTTTCGGACTAAAAGTAAATGCCTATATATTCAGACAAATTGCTGAAAGTATTGATTACAGTGTCATCAATAAAATCAGGCAAAACCCAACACATCTTGAAGCCTTATTCTTTGGGATTTCGGGGTGGCTTGAGGACACGGAAGACGAACAAATGGAAATCTGGAAACGGGAATTTCAGTTCATAAAGGTAAAATACCGAATCCTGGACATGAGGTTTCCACCTAAATTTTTAAGGTTAAGACCTCCTAATTTTCCTACCATCAGACTTTCACAACTAGCCGATCTTTATCACCGGCATCAAAATTTATTTTCTAAAGTCATACATTCAAAAAATAGTAAGGACTTGTTTGATATTTTTAAGAACGTACAGGCGTCCGGCTACTGGAATACCCATTTTAAATTTGGGAAAATTTCCTCAGTTAATAAGGTTAAAACATTAAGTAATGACTTTATTGAGCTGATTATATTAAATACGATTCTGCCATTAAAATACACTTATCATAAATATCATCATGAAGAAATTACAGACGATATATTGAAATTTTATACGGAAATAGCTCCGGAAAAGAATACTATTATTAAGTCCTGGAAAAATCTGAACATGAAAATTACCAGTTCCTTAGAAACCCAAAGCCTCATTTATCATTTTAAAAATTCCTGTGAAGAAAAAAATTGCTTAAATTGCAGTATTGGATTTAAACTTTTAAAAGATTCTTAG
- a CDS encoding SIMPL domain-containing protein (The SIMPL domain is named for its presence in mouse protein SIMPL (signalling molecule that associates with mouse pelle-like kinase). Bacterial member BP26, from Brucella, was shown to assemble into a channel-like structure, while YggE from E. coli has been associated with resistance to oxidative stress.) gives MNRNIIVMAIAAIGFVLGLGLLGNAIKNRNKSENTISVTGLGTKQFTSDLITWSGSFSKNNFDLKLAYDGLLADKKVINDYLISKGIKQNEIIYSSVDIQKQFRNYNDANGNSVQGEFSGYNLTQTVSIESKEVAKIESLSRNITEIINRGIEFTSSSPSYFYTKLTAVKQEMIATATKDARERAEKIAENSGSGLGSLKKATMGVIQITAPNSNEDYSYGGAFNTTSKEKVASITIKLEYEVN, from the coding sequence ATGAACAGAAATATCATAGTAATGGCTATTGCAGCCATTGGTTTTGTTCTTGGACTGGGACTACTGGGAAATGCTATTAAAAACAGAAATAAATCTGAAAATACAATCTCTGTAACTGGATTGGGAACAAAGCAATTTACATCAGACCTTATTACATGGTCCGGAAGTTTCTCAAAAAATAATTTTGACTTAAAACTTGCTTACGACGGGTTGCTTGCCGATAAAAAAGTGATCAATGATTATCTGATTTCAAAAGGAATAAAGCAAAATGAAATTATTTATTCCTCAGTAGACATTCAGAAACAATTTCGTAATTATAATGATGCCAATGGAAATAGTGTCCAGGGAGAATTTTCAGGATATAATCTAACGCAGACTGTTTCTATAGAAAGTAAGGAAGTGGCTAAGATCGAAAGCCTTTCAAGAAATATTACAGAGATTATCAATCGGGGAATAGAATTTACATCCTCTTCGCCATCTTATTTTTATACAAAGCTAACTGCTGTAAAGCAGGAAATGATCGCTACCGCTACAAAAGATGCCAGAGAACGCGCGGAAAAAATTGCGGAAAACTCAGGAAGTGGTCTTGGAAGTTTAAAAAAGGCAACCATGGGAGTTATCCAGATCACTGCACCTAATTCAAATGAAGATTATTCTTATGGTGGGGCTTTTAACACAACCTCTAAAGAGAAAGTGGCAAGTATCACGATAAAACTGGAGTATGAAGTGAATTAA